TGCCGGAAATGGGCTTGCCACAGATTACTTATGCCGTGCTGATTGTCTATCGGGAACCGGGGGATAGTCCGGTGCATGCGATCGCGGCTGAGGTCTGGCAAGACCAGGAGAAGGTTGCCCAGGTACCCCCAATTTACTGCTGTCAGATGGTGCCGTCGCAGGTGCATGTGTATATTCAGAAATTATTAGAACTATTGAAACAAAATTACGGGATTAAGAAGTTTGCCAGTCTGGTGCGGCTTGATCCCTATCAATGTTCGATCGAGGGCTGTTTCCTGCATCCAAAGGTGGGCTAATGGCAACGGTTAAGCAGCTTGAGCTAGATTTGCGGGAAGTTTTGCAGGAAGCGAATGCTACGCCTGAAGTGGCGGAATTTCAGCCGATTTGGGATGCACTTGATGCGGTACTGCCCAGTTTGAAGCTGGTGGAGCAGTTGCAGACTGCGGCCAAGACGATCGGGCAAGTCACGGATATTTTTGCCTACTTTCCGCAGGTAGCATGAATGTCGGATAATACAGCCAGCAGCCGCTTCGGGAGGTTCAATGGAACCGGAACTACAGGTATCAACGTTGGACCATTTAGGGTTGGTGGCGGGTGTAATTGATGAATTGGGTTTGGTCGAATTGACTGATGCGGAATTACCAGTTCACGGGCAGAATTGCCTGAGTGGCGGTCAAGTGTTGAAGGCGATGCTGTTGAACTGTTTTGGGTTCTTGAGTGCGCCCTTGTATCTGTTCAGTGAATACTTCGAAAGTAAGCCAGTGTCACACCTATTGGGGGATGGGGTTGAGGCGCGTCATCTAAATGATGACCGTCTGGGTCGCGTTCTGGATGCGCTATTTGAGTCGGGTACGACGATGTTTTTCCTGAAGGTGGCCTTGCAAGCGGTTCAACACTTTGGGGTGGACACGACACAGTTACACCTGGATTCGAGTTCATTCTCGGTCGATGGGGCATATCTCGCCACCACAACGTCAGCCGATGCCGATGCGGGTATGGATGATTTCCAACCGATTATGATTT
This genomic stretch from Romeriopsis navalis LEGE 11480 harbors:
- a CDS encoding IS1634 family transposase; the encoded protein is MEPELQVSTLDHLGLVAGVIDELGLVELTDAELPVHGQNCLSGGQVLKAMLLNCFGFLSAPLYLFSEYFESKPVSHLLGDGVEARHLNDDRLGRVLDALFESGTTMFFLKVALQAVQHFGVDTTQLHLDSSSFSVDGAYLATTTSADADAGMDDFQPIMICRGYSRDQRPDLKQYMVNLVCSRDGGVPLWLQVANGNQSDSQAFAGIMGEFAAQWQLDSL